Part of the Mus caroli chromosome 1, CAROLI_EIJ_v1.1, whole genome shotgun sequence genome, ttatttattatctacccctgcatgccagaagagggcatcagatcccatcacagatggttgtgagccaccatgtggttgctggaatttgaactcatgacctccagaagaacagttagtgctcttaacctctgagcctttgTACTAGGCTCCAGCCCTTGTACTGGGTTGTAATTAAGGTTGTCAGCTGGGTGTTGgtagcacatgtctataatcccgggattctggaggctgaggcaagagaaaaaGGATTACTTCAAGTTTGAAACCAGCTAGATTACAGAGCGAGATCTTATCTCAATAAAGATTTTGTTAGGGGGTGAGCATGGGAGGGACAGGGACAATAAGATGTCTCTGTGAGTAGggacacttgtcaccaagcctaacTGGTTTAATctccagtatccacatggtggaaggcacAAAGCAGCTCctataggttgtcctctgaccgccacatacatgccatagcatgtgtgtacacattcacaaacacaataattataattttaaaaagaaaaaagacagatttCGGTAGTAGCTGTGCAGCAGTTTTTGAGGGCAGATGGGCAGACAAGAAACACTGCATGGAGACACAGTTAAAGCCTTAACAGAATTGCTGTCTTACACccacttccttttttcccttttcttttgtttgtttagatttgattcatgtttgtgtatgaatacatgtacacatgtacaggtGCCTaaaagagccagaagagggcatcaaatcctttCGAGTTAGAAATCTAGGCAGTAGTTGTAAGCTATCTGGTATGGGTGTCAAGATtgaaactctggtcctttggaagaacactgAGCACTGAGCACCTCTCTAGCCCTTACACCTAGAACTACAGACATTATTAGGTTCATTTGAtacagtttctgttgttgtttgccttttgagaaagggtctcatgtagcctaggtcTCATGTTGGCCTCAAAGTTTGAATATAACCTAGGATGACCTTGACTTTATAATTCACCTTTGGAGTATTAGGATTTCAACCTATGCCACCATGTTCATATACTGTTTCCTACTGAACTTAGGGTTTATATATGCTAGGTACATGCTTTACTGAGTTACATCCTCAACCCTTTGTATGGTGATTAAAATCATCTGGTTCTCttaacttttcttcctttcttttttcaagaaaTACTAGGTGGAGCCAATACACCTTATGAGAAAGGTGTTTTCACCCTGGAAGTTATCATTCCTGAGAGGTGAGTATGAATTAGAGTCAGCTTATAATGTAAGGCACAGCCATTGAAAGACAGACAGTATACTATTTAGAGCATTAAATATAGCAGTTAAGAACCAGTGTTTTGATACTAGTTTTACCATAACTAGGAATGTGGTAAGTTGTTTTTGTCTCTTTGGAgttcagttttcttctctaaaataaTAGATCACATTAGAACtgagccctgcccctcccccaaaaaatgtggtaaatatatatttcatataatataaaattgacCCTTATAGCCATTTGAGGTGTAAATTTCACATTATTGTGCTTTTTGTATGTTTGATTGGTTTTGGATTTGGATTTGGATTTTagagtcaggatttctctgtagctttggctgtcctagaacttattctgtagaccaggctggcctctaatccagagatccgcctgcctctgcctcccaagtgctgggattaaaagtggtGCCACCACCATCTAGCATGTTGTGCAACTATCAATATTTTATCTCCAGAACTTTTTCATCTTCTCAAACTGTAacttcatacacattaaaaatccACCCCCTCCCAGTGTTCCCTGATACCTACCCTTGGTTCTCTCCACCTTAGTGTGAGGCCCCTTCAGTCAAGTGTCTCGAAAGGCTCCAGTCAGATGAGTTTTGTAGCTCTAGTTTTGTGTAGAGTGAAGAGGGATGAAATGAGTGTCTTAACTATTAAAACTGGACATTTCTGTACCATGGTGGGGCCTGGACAAACTTGTTAAACCTGAATGAGTAGCTTAATAATTATGTCACATCAATTCTGAAAATAGACTGGAGCTTTGCAAAGTTTGTTTGTCACTGAAGAGATATGGTAACTAAATCCAATGTGTAAGTCTAGTTGGAGCCTGTTTGAAGAACACAGCTATAAAAATATTTGGAGACAAGAGCTGGAAAAATGGCTTaatggctgttcttacagaggatctgagttcagttcccagcacccacatggcagctggcaACTGCCTATAACCCCTTTCCAGGGGATCATACACACCTACTTCTGGCATCTGAGTACCAGGCATGTTAAGGgtatacaggcacacatatgtgcaggtaaccacacataaaaagtaaataaataaatttcttttttgttttttgttttttgagacagggtttctctgtgtagccctggctctcctggaactcactttgtagatgaggctggcctcgaatttagaaatccacctgcctctgcctctcgagtgctgggattaaaggcatgtgccatagACCCTGGCGCAACAagggattctttttaaaaacgtTTCAAAAATATAATGGTATCTCAGTAGGACAGTGTTCTTATGCTGAAGAGATACTTGGAAGGGTTTAgaaggtggggggcagggggatctTAGTGTTTTTAGTACCATTATttcaacttttgttttgttttgtttttgttttttttgagacagggtttctctgtatagccctggctgtcctggaactcactttgtagaccaggctggcctcaaactcaaaaatccacctgcctctgcctcccaagtgctgggattaaaggtgtgcaccaccacgcccggctatttcaACTTTTTGATTGCTAGTAATTTTGATTGTTGGCATGTTTGGGGAAGatctaccttccaaatgctgtctTTCCAACATTTTTCTAATCCATCCCCATAGGTATAATACTATTGTTATTTTAGATAGCTACTAGTGACCAAGAAATTACTTAAGTTGTAGAATGAGTCCCCACCCCTAACTGAGGCGCTGATAAAACTAATGACAGTTGATAGCTCTGTGGGAtgaagagtctgttttctttaaggcCTCTCTTAGTTACCCATGCTCTGGTGCATGGCTCCATAAACTGTAAGGCtcagtgtggtgatgcatgcctttaatcaagAAGCAGCACGAAGATAATTTTCTCCTCTCACACATTCACAGGTACCCATTTGAACCTCCACAGATCCGATTTCTGACTCCAATCTACCATCCAAACATTGATTCTAGTGGAAGGATTTGTCTAGATATTCTCAAATTGCCACCAAAGGTGAGTAAAGCTTAAAGAATTGACTCTGACATCTGTTTTCTTAGCATTGGAAAGGGGAAGCAAACTGGGCATGGCAGTCATGActttgttcccagcactctgggaggtgaagctctgtgagttccaggacagccagaggaaccctgtctcaacaaagaaaggaaggaaggaaagaaattaagtgaaacattaaaaaaagaaagggggggagggagggaggggaaagcaggaggattaggaattAAAGGTCATCCTCATTGGCATAGCACGTTCAAGGCCGGCCTGAGTTACATAAAACTCAGTctcaaacaggcaaacaaaaagtCCTTAGGTTATATACAATGTCacattctttttgattttttgagacagtttcacctagccaaggatggcctccaactcctggtcctcctacctctaccctataagtgctgagattacaggcataagtCACCGTGCCTGACTCAACAATGTTACATTGTCACACAAAAGCCATTGTTCATTTGTATATAGGGTGCATGGAGACCATCCCTCAACATTGCCACTGTATTGACCTCTATTCAGCTGCTCATGGCGGAGCCCAATCCTGATGACCCACTAATGGCTGACATTGTACGTATCGCTAGCAGTAGCCTACTTTGTCTGTACTTTTAATATTCCAGGCTAGAGCTCATCATAGCAAATTAGTTTCTCTGTTTTAACTCTGACTTTATTTCAGTCTTCAGAATTTAAATATAACAAGATAGCTTTTCTCAAGAAAGCCAAGCAGTGGACAGAGGCTCAtgcaagacagaaacaaaaggtATGATCTTTGCTAATATTATCAGTTTGAGCATTATACCTATGGGGATGGGAGGGACTCGTGAGCTCTCATCCCTGACTGAGGCACTAATAAACTCTTCAGTTGGTAGCTCTGGGGGATGGGGAGTCACTTTTCTTTAAGGCCTCCCTTAGGTTAACATGCTCTGTTGACTCCACACCCATATGAGTATTATATGGGCAGTACAATTTGGTCTTGGtggattatattttaaaaagaaaattaaggccCAGTAaggtgatgcacatctttaataatctcactcaggaggcagaagaaggtagatttctaagttggaggccagcctgatatataTAGTAGATCCATCCCAGTCAGaaaattttttaatcaaaaataaaaagaggactTAATATTGGAGAAAGAtagggggtggatctgggaggaggtaGGGAATGAAGTAAGGAATAAATgtcatcaaaatacattgtatgaaattctcacaaaattaataaaatataatatatacacacgtTTATACATATTACAATGTAtgtcctgggactggagagagagcatAATGGTTAGGAGGGCATGCTCCTCTTTTCCTGACTCTAATTCAGCACCCAGCATTCctgtcaggaggctcacaactgcctctcaCTCCAGCTCTTAGGAACCTGACCCCCACTTCTCGATTCCACAGGTACCTACACtcctgtgtacatacacacacacacacacacaattacaaataaaatatgtcttttttaaaaaaagagtacagATCTGTATCCCAGATTAAGCACTTAGATAAAAATAGAGTACATgtctaaataatatttattaaaacttcTAAATCCATACTGTTCTTTAGAATGGCTAATTGGATTCTTTCTCCTGCTGTAGCCATCTAAAAATTATTCAGCAAAATGCTTAGCTGCTCATTTAACAGTTGTCATCCTCTGACGACACTAGAGGGCAGGCAGCGTCTGCTTGGTAGTTTTCTGTTCTTGTGAGTagcaaggagagaaggaaggtgatcaagtttttctgattttttttttttttccttttcaatattgAGCCAGGGAttagttaaaaaataatgagaaggTAGGCCTAGagggaaagttttattttttatgggaCCACATTCATAGAAAAAGAGGTGTTTAAGTtgatagtgttttgttttcttcttgagacgagggttctttggtttttgtttgtttgtttgttgaatttACTATgtgctggcctaaaactcagtaGTCCTCTTACCTTAGCTTCTTgattattgttgttggttttttgtttgtttcaatttctttgagacagagtttgtctgtgtagctgtggttgccatggaactcaatctgtaaaccaggatgaccttgaactcagagatctgcctgcttctgctcctgagtgctaggattaaaggagtttGTCACTACCGCCCGGCACCTTTTGATTGTTGTAGGCATACATCATTGTGcctagttttttaaaatttgacaaGGATACTTTTGAAAGAAACACATGCCCactaaaatcttaaaacaaagaatatCTGGACGTAGCAGTACAGAGCTACTTTTTCCATTGACGATGTAGATGTTGTGCTTCACCCTCTCTCCTTTGCAGGCTGATGAAGAGGAGCTAGGCACCTCATCAGAAGTTGGTGACTCTGAAGAAAGCCATTCCACACAGAAAAGGAAGGCCGGGCCATTAGGAGGAATGGAAAAAAAGTTTTCCCCTGACGTTCAGAGAGTCTGTCCTGGTCCCTCTTAGTTACGGCAGTCTGTGTCAAGGTGgtctcttttgcttgctttgatGACAAATGTTTGTATCCTTACAAAAGACCTCATATGTTTACGAATTCTGCCATGCAGCGATTCTTTAAGgatagtttgttttatttatcttgtacATATGTATTTAGAAAACTtttaaacttgaaaaataaataatacttaatgttaagtgtgtgtttatatgaaaTGTGTGTCTGGGAGTGAACTGCTTATAGTGCTATATGATCAGAATGTTAAAATATTTGGTCAACTTACCATCACTAGAGACACAATGtttgaatacataaaaaataGTTGTTAAGAATCATTGCCCTAGGCTTTGGCGAGTGTGGTTTTTCAGAAGCCTTAAACTGGACTGAGGCAGTGCCCTTTGCCAGTGCTTTCACTCTGGGATTTATGTAGCTGGGAATTACTGCAGTGTAACTTTCATTTGTTCAACAGTCTCTTTTGTTGTATGTTGAGACAGAGAGtcgctgtgtagccaaggctaaccTCAAATGCACAGAGGAGTGTATCTCTGCTTCCTAATACTGGGTttacaagcacatgccaccatgccaggcctgTGACAAATATTATTCTGCACAATTAGTTGCCAGACTTGAATCCTCTGTGACTTCATAATATACTTGTCTTATGGTGGGTTCGGGGTGTTACTTGGCCAGCACTTTATCCTCCCAGCCCTGTTATCCCGTTAAGTGACAGAGGTAACAGACTGGAGTATAAATCAGCTGATGTAGGAAAAGGGTACCTGTACTGTGTGAATATATAAGGaatataaaggaaatataaagGCTGGACCTGCCTAGACAGAGTCTCTAtaatgtctctctctgtatccc contains:
- the Ube2t gene encoding ubiquitin-conjugating enzyme E2 T, coding for MQRASRLKKELHMLAIEPPPGVTCWQEKDQVADLRAQILGGANTPYEKGVFTLEVIIPERYPFEPPQIRFLTPIYHPNIDSSGRICLDILKLPPKGAWRPSLNIATVLTSIQLLMAEPNPDDPLMADISSEFKYNKIAFLKKAKQWTEAHARQKQKADEEELGTSSEVGDSEESHSTQKRKAGPLGGMEKKFSPDVQRVCPGPS